The DNA segment GCTCAACCTTGATGATCCACGCGGTATGAGCATCCTCGTTCACCTTGTCGGGTGAAGAGTTCAGTTCTTCGTTGATCGCCGTAACTGTTCCACTCACCGGCGAATAGAGATCGCTGACTGCCTTTACGCTCTCGACCGAGCCAAAGGTGGTGTGGGCCTTGACCGGGTCGCCGACCTTGGGCAGTTCTACGAAGACGATATCGCCCAGCGTGTTTTGCGCGTAGTCGGTAATACCGATGGAGCCGGTATTGCCGCTAACGTCAATCCATTCATGCTCTTTGGTGTACTTGTAGTTAGTGGGATAGGGCATGGAGCTTCCTTTCGTGGATCGAATATCGACCCGGTTCTTCAGATCACGGGTTGGACTGCGGGGATCTCGAAAACAGTGCGGAAATCCAGCGGACTCTTTAGTGTAAGACCTTCCACGCCCACACGGAAAACGGCCTGAAAAAACAGGCTGGATCGGGGCAAAATCTGCAGACGTGGTGTTGCGTTTGGATTAAACAGCAGGTCCGAAGCCAGGATACGGCTCCAGCGGTATCAGCGCCACAATCTCCAACATGCCGGCCCGGAAGATAGGCAGACTCTCAAGGGCTGCACGGACGTCCGTCTCGGATGCCGCCTCCCAGAGAATGCTGGCGCCGGGAACGTCGGCACGCTTCCAGACCTGGCGCAGAATCCCGGCTGCGTATAGTTCCCGCACCCGGGCAGTCTCAAGGCGGCCCAGTTCGGGCGTAAAGGCTTCGGGTGGAAACTTATCGACAAGGCGACGGCTTAACGAAAGAAATTGCATGAGGATATTGTATCGAGTGAGAGCCCCGACGCGACGCTCCGACGCAAGGGCCTCGATGCCTGGGCTAATGCTTTACTTCTTAGGCCGCTTGTAGAACGGTGTAGGAACCTGCTTCGCACGTACTTTATTGGCGCGCACCTGCACAAAGACGTCTTCTTTGCTTTCCGCAATTGCAGACGGAACGTATGCGTAGGCAATGTTGGTCTTCAGAAATGGTGCAGGCGATCCGCTCGTTACAATACCGATCTGCTCGCCAGCTTCATTAAGCACAGAATAGCCATCGCGAGCGATGCCCCGGTCAACCATTTCCAGGCCGATCAGTTTCTTTGCAGGGCCGCCTTTTTCTTTGAGGGCGAGCAGTGTTTCACGTCCGAGGAAATCGGAATCCTTCTCCAGCTTGAGCCAGCGGTCCAGGCCGGTTTCGAGGACGGTTGTTTCGTCGGTAATCTCATGCCCATAGAGCGGCATTCCTGCTTCCAGCCGCAGCGTATTACGCGCCCCCAATCCACAGGGCAGAATGCCGAACTCCGCTCCTGCTTCGAGAATTGCGTTCCAGACCTTCTCGGTGGTCGCAACATCGGAGGGAACGTAGACCTCGAAGCCGTCCTCGCCGGAGTAGCCGGTACGTGCGATCAGCACGTTGTAAACGCCAGCGACCTGACCCCATGTGAACCAGTAATTTTTGATCCCGCCCAGATCGACCTTGGTCAGTTTCTGGAGCGTCTCCAATGCGCGTGGTCCTTGAATGGCCAACTGCGAGTAGTGTGGCGAATAGTCGTTGATATGTACGCCGGGCATCGCGCCGACCTGCTTGCGGATCCAGGCGTAATCCTTGTCCTTGGTGCTTGCGTTTACTACCAGCAGATAGTCGTTATCGCCCAGCTTGTGAACCAGGATGTCGTCGATGAATGTGCCTTCGGGGGTCAGCAGGGCGGAGTACTGGGCCTGCCCATCCTGGAGCCGCGATGCGTCGTTCATCGTGATGCGCTGCACTGCCGCGAGCGAGTTGGGTCCGCGAAACTGAATTTCGCCCATGTGGCTCACGTCGAACAGGCCAACACCCGTGCGTACCGCCAGATGCTCCGCCATCAAACCGGAATACTCGACGGGCATATCCCAGCCGCCAAAATCGACCATCTTGGCTTTGAGCGCGCGATGGGTTGCATTGAGAGCGGTCTGCTTGAGTGGCGTGGATTCAGTGGCAGGTGTGGGAGCGGATGTAGACATCGGTAATTGACCTCGTAGGGGACGGGCTTGATCGCAGATCAAAATCCTGTACCTTATGTGAAGATAGGGATTCCCGCCGTGCGCGGTCAAACCGCCATAAAAATCAACTGGACTTAACCTGCTCCGCTGCGAAACTGATGCAGAAAGAGAATTGCACTTATGACGAACAAGATTCGGGGTTCGATTGCCATATTGGTTGGACTATTTGCCCTCTACCAGGCCTATGATCTCTACCAGAAAAATTTACGGGATTGGCACATGTGGCTGGAGGTGTTTGCCGGCCTGTTGTTGATTGCGCTGGGAAGCTGGCGCCTGCAACGAAAGACAGTTGACCCATCCGATGCGCTCTTGAAGTAACTCTGCCTGCGGGAGGCTCACGGGAATGGCTACCCTTTACAACGTGATTCAAGGACGCAGTCTGGAGCGGCTCGCCGCTCTCAGCGATGGCATCTTTGCGGTTGCGATGACCCTGCTGGTACTGGACATCCATATTCCGGCAGCAGCAGGCATTCATTCCGAGATGGATCTGCTGCATGCGCTCACGGAGCTTGCTCCGCAGGGAGCCGCGTATGTGATGAGCTTTCTCACGCTTGGCATCTTCTGGGCTGGACAGCAGACGCAGTTGAACCACATTCGCGAAGGCAGCCGCGATCTTACCTGGATTCACCTCGCGTTTCTCTTCACGCTGACTATGCTGCCGCTCTCGACACGCCTGCTGGCGGAGTTCATCACCTATCGCGCTGCGCTGGTGTTCTATTGGCTCAATATTCTCGTGCCGGGCGTGATTCTTTATTGGAGCTGGAACTATGTCATGCATCACGGATTGGTCAAAGAAGATACAGACGACGAAGTACGCGGAGCGATCTGCCGCCGCATACTGATTTCGCAAAGCCTGTATGCCTTCGGAGCATTGCTCTGCATCATCAACAATTACGTGAGCATGGGGTGGATCGTGCTGGTGCAATTGAACTACGCAATCGCTCCGCGTTGGGGAAAGCGATTGGGCTGACGGCGTGGCCAGTCACGCGCACGGGAGAAAATAGCGTGCAAAGGCTTCGATTTTTCGCAACTTTGCTGCGACAATTCGTGTCTCAATAGGTGTATTCGCTTGCCTGATGTCCGTTCTAGGCGCGAAGTGCGAAGGAGACTCCGATGACAACTCTCAGCCCTTTGGCTTTTATTCTCTTACGCGGACACCGCTTCGGCGGCGCACATGGCAACGCGGAATTCGTACTTCTGCTGGTTGGCCTCGGCTTTGCCGGTGTGCTTGTCTGGGCGATCCAGCGCAGCGGCAAGAACACTGCATAACTCGCCTGACTCGCTTGCCAGACCGTATTGT comes from the Acidicapsa ligni genome and includes:
- a CDS encoding TMEM175 family protein; translated protein: MATLYNVIQGRSLERLAALSDGIFAVAMTLLVLDIHIPAAAGIHSEMDLLHALTELAPQGAAYVMSFLTLGIFWAGQQTQLNHIREGSRDLTWIHLAFLFTLTMLPLSTRLLAEFITYRAALVFYWLNILVPGVILYWSWNYVMHHGLVKEDTDDEVRGAICRRILISQSLYAFGALLCIINNYVSMGWIVLVQLNYAIAPRWGKRLG
- the gcvT gene encoding glycine cleavage system aminomethyltransferase GcvT, whose translation is MSTSAPTPATESTPLKQTALNATHRALKAKMVDFGGWDMPVEYSGLMAEHLAVRTGVGLFDVSHMGEIQFRGPNSLAAVQRITMNDASRLQDGQAQYSALLTPEGTFIDDILVHKLGDNDYLLVVNASTKDKDYAWIRKQVGAMPGVHINDYSPHYSQLAIQGPRALETLQKLTKVDLGGIKNYWFTWGQVAGVYNVLIARTGYSGEDGFEVYVPSDVATTEKVWNAILEAGAEFGILPCGLGARNTLRLEAGMPLYGHEITDETTVLETGLDRWLKLEKDSDFLGRETLLALKEKGGPAKKLIGLEMVDRGIARDGYSVLNEAGEQIGIVTSGSPAPFLKTNIAYAYVPSAIAESKEDVFVQVRANKVRAKQVPTPFYKRPKK
- the gcvH gene encoding glycine cleavage system protein GcvH, with the translated sequence MPYPTNYKYTKEHEWIDVSGNTGSIGITDYAQNTLGDIVFVELPKVGDPVKAHTTFGSVESVKAVSDLYSPVSGTVTAINEELNSSPDKVNEDAHTAWIIKVELSDPTELSGLLDAAAYEKFISEETGH
- a CDS encoding muconolactone Delta-isomerase family protein, yielding MQFLSLSRRLVDKFPPEAFTPELGRLETARVRELYAAGILRQVWKRADVPGASILWEAASETDVRAALESLPIFRAGMLEIVALIPLEPYPGFGPAV